CATTAAATGGATTAGAAGGTAATGTTGTTTTCTTTGTTATTCCTAACGGAAAAACTAATGGCGTAACAACTGATAGTACAATCACTGTTAATGATGATGGTTTTATATCTGTAGATGGTAAACCAACTACAGCATACTATAGTGATAATAGTTTAAATGCAGGTGGATATGACCATGTAGTAGCTGGAATGGCCCCTGATGGGAAAGGGTTAGTTTTAGGATTTGAAGATCTTCCTTCTCTGGGCGATAGAGATTATGATGATGTTGTTATTACTATCAATACTTGTAATACTTTAGGAACAGGTGAAGCTTACTTTGTTGATTTAGGTAACATTTCTGATTCTAATCAACAGTACGCTTGGACTGTAGATGGCGACAACAGTAATAAAGCAACTTGGAACAACGTAGACAGTAATGGAAATGGTATAAATATTTATGCGCTAAATTTTGACGGATCTACAGGTTCGGTACTTAATGATGGAAATTATCAACTTGGTGTTGAAGGGAGTAGAAGTACTGGAAATCAAGTTCCTAATCAATTACACTATGATGAAGTTACTGATCAGTCACAAGCTATTGTTATAGAACTTGAAGGTAACTTAAATCATGCAGAATTCCAATTTACAAGACTTATAGATAGTGAAAATGAACAAGGTCATTATACTACTTACAAAAATGGAGTGCTTGTTAGTGAAGGTGATTTAAATGGAAGTGGATTGGGCAATAATCCTACATTTACAATTGATACTGGTGATAATGTTTTTGATAAAATTGTGTTTACGGCTGTTCAGTATGATACTGGGGCTAATAGCAATTCAGATACATCAGATTATTACTTACAATCATTTAAAGGGAGTGGACCAGCGTCAGCAAATGGTGCAAATACAATTCTCAAAGACATAAACCTTAGTGATGTAGATGATGCGAACTTAGAAAGTGCAACTGTAACTCTTACCAACTTTAAAGCTGGCGATGTAATAAGCGCAGATGATTTACCAAATGGTATTACTGCTACTGTTGCTGATGGAGTTGTAGAATTAACAGGAGCTGCGAGAGTAGCTGATTATGAAGCAGCACTTGAGTCATTAACATTTGAAAGCAACAGTACAGACAGAGAGGTTAGAAATTTTGAATTTACTGTAAATGATGGCGATAAAACTAGCAATACAATGGTTGTTAAAGTAGATATTGGTGGATGTAGTTTAAATATAGGAGATTACAACAGCACACCAACATCTACAGATGATAGTATTTCAACTCCTGAAGATACGTATTTAATCATTGCGTTAAGTGACTTTGGAACATATCAAGATGCAAATTTGGACACTTTTAGCGATGTGAAAATTACAACATTGCCAACAAATGGAACATTAACACTTAATGGAGTTGATGTTACTTCTGGGCAAGAGATTTCTGTTAGTGATATTGAAGCAAGTAAATTGATATTTACTCCTTCTCATAATACAGATGCAGACGGTTCGTTTGACTTTAAAGTAAGTGATGGAACTAATTGGAGTGATACTCATACTACTACTATAGAAGTTATCGCCGTGTCGGATGCTCCAACTCTTTCAGTTGTAGTTGGTGAAGCAGTTCTAGAATCAGCTAGTAGCTTTACTGCTCATGCATATGAAGGAAATGGATTTAATAGTTGGGAGAGCAATGGTAATACTACAAGTTCTCAAGCACAAGTTTCTTATGAAGATGACCTTGGATATGGAGTGAGTAACAAAAATACTAATCATGGTTCTCAAGATACAGCTTTAGAGAATAATGAATCACTGTTATTAGATTTTGGAAAATCTGAAGGTATCACTGTTACACTGAATTCAGCAAATAATGGAACACAATTCTTTGGAAACTGGATTGCATATGATGAAAATAGATTAAAAGTAGCAAATGGTGAGTTTAATACAACTGACGCTAGTTTAGATTTAGTTATTAATCCAGATGCAACATTTAGATATGTTGCTTTTGATGCGGGTAATGTAACTGGAACAGATAATAAGGATAGTAATTCTGGCTTTTATGTTGAACCTGTTGAAATAACTACAAGTACAGCAATTACAAATGACACTACATATACATACTCAGTGGCTATCAACGCAGCGCTTACAGATACCGATGGAAGTGAGAGTTTAGGTTTTATTACAGTAGATAGATTGCCAGATGGTGCAACTTTAACTTCTGGAACTGGTATCGCTGATAATAACGATGGAACTTATACTATAGATTTGGCTACTGTTACTAAAGATGCAGATGGTGTAGTACAATTATCAATGACATCGGGCAGCCCATTAGACCCATCAGCTATAAACGATATCACTGCAAGTGTAACATCAACAGAACGTGATGGTGAAGATAGCTCAACAACTGAAGCAACAGCTCATTTAGAAGTAAATGGTACTGATGGCTCAGATTATGATGATTATATTCATTCTGGGACAGGTGCTGACACTATAAACGCAGGTGCTGGAGAAGACATTGTAGTATTTGATGCACAAGATACTGTAGATGGTGCAGACGGATATGATACCATTCTCATAACAGGTGAAGAAAATATAAATTTTAGTGGACTAAATGATAATATTCATAATATAGAAGCTATTGAGCTAGGCGATGGTAAACAAAATATTTCTATTTCTCTTGATGATGTGCTAATTATGACAGATACTGATAATATACTTCGTATAGATGGGGATGCACAAGATCATGTATCTTTAGATACGACAACTAGTGATGGATCAGGTGAATGGACTTTAGGAGAACATATTGTTGATTCTGAAACACACCAAGCATATAATCAATATACTGGAACAGGAGATGACGGTAGCTCTGTAGTTTTAGAGATAAGTACAAGTATTCAGGTAGATGAGAGCTAAGGCAAATTAAGATATTTACATGTAGATTTTAAATCTACAAGTAAGACTATTTAAGAAGAAGTATTAACGAAACTCTATCATTTACATGTAGCTTAGAAAAAATAGAACTTACATGTGCTTTGACAGTCCTTGTTGTTATGTTAATCGCTGAAGCTATTGCATCATTAGTTAGTCCATTAAGCATTAAGTAAATAACTTCTAGTTCTTTAGCTGATAGTCTATTTTCTACTAGTTGTAAAGCATCACTGTTTAGAGATTCTTTATTTGTTGTTTTAACCAATGCCGCTGTAAGTTCAGGGTATGTCCATATATTGCCATAAGTTACTGTTTCAAGCATCTGTTTGTAGTGCTGAGATAGCATTCTTGAATTACCATATGCTTTTATACCATGACGTATAAGCATTTTACCAGTTGCAATTTCAGGCACTCTTTCAAGTACTATTAAATTTTTAGGAAGAGAGTATGATGAAATTAAGTTGTTTATTTCAGATGCAACGCTATCGTAATCAGCAATTAGAATAATATTTTTATTATCTTCTAGTTTATCAATTAAAGAGTCAGTATCTTGACATGTATCTGCGTGATGAATACCATGTCTTTTTACCCATTCATCAATAGTATCCATATTTGAGCTAAAAAGTATTATTTTCATATTATCTCTCTGAAAAAACATATTGTTTTGATTTTAGAATAGGTTTTAAAATATATTGCATGACTGTTTTTTGTCCAGTTATTATATCAACACTTGCAGTCATTCCAGGTATAATCATCAGTGGATGATTCTCTGTTCCCAAGTAGTTTTTCTCGGTTACTACATGTATAATATAAAAAGTATTTTCTTTGCTGTCTGTTATGGTATCTGGAGATATATTTACAACTTTACCAATTAGTCCACCATGTATTGCAAAGTCATACGCTGATACTTTTACTCTTGCTTGAGCTCCTGGGTGCAAAAATGCAATATCGCTTGGTTTTATCTTAATCTCTAAGTATAGCTTTTTGTTTGTTGGGACTATTTCAACTAAGTCAGCACCAGGTTGAATTACTCCACCAACTGTATTTATAAATAATTTTTGAACGATTCCATCAACAGGTGACTTTACCATTGTTCTTTCAACTTGATCACTGTATGCAACTTGCTGAGTTTTAAGTCTGGAAATTTCAGCTGTGACCTCATTTAACTCTTTTTTTGCATCGTTTATAAATACCTGCTTTGATTCTTCTCTTTTGTTTATAACTTCTTCAATCGCAGAGGAGAGTCTTGGAAGAGAAAGTTTTGCTGCTTCTATGTCATTTTCTATACCGTTTGCTTCTCTTTTAAGCTTTAAAAAATCGACCTTTGATTTAACACCCTCTTTTACCATTGGTGCTGTCATTTCAATCTCTTCTGTCACAAACTCCAGCGATTTTTCAAGAGAGTAAACTCTGGCACTTGCTTCTTTATAGGCCTGTTTTTTTTGTTCTATTTGGTTGACAAATGA
The sequence above is drawn from the Candidatus Sulfurimonas baltica genome and encodes:
- a CDS encoding beta strand repeat-containing protein, encoding MSNIIGKIISLDGTFYAKGTDGSLQEVSKGYEILEGQTVFGDKSNASINSAIVSMTDGSDMVILGHDKQLFDASLTQQEFAVEETVTSKDSIAAMLEENGDVDDADDIETAAGEGASAESTEGGEADFADVNNASTDVNADLRERAFGDDEVKLEEGLGEEVRRSASTTTPPPETDAEAVTISIVATDADGNILADSTVAEGDTAYYKLVAKDPAGNIIDGATGTADVAFTDGTATNADYSAANITAKALNTVFSANALDDYLADNGENFNVTISNPVAAAYETVALGTSSVVTTITDNSTTTTPPPETDAEAVTISIVATDADGNILADSTVAEGDTAYYKLVAKDPAGNIIDGATGTADVAFTDGTATNADYSAANITAKALNTVFSANALDDYLADNGENFNVTISNPVAAAYETVALGTSSVVTTITDNSTTTTPPPETDAEAVTISIVATDADGNILADSTVAEGDTAYYKLVAKDPAGNIIDGATGTADVAFTDGTATNADYSAANITAKALNTVFSANALDDYLADNGENFNVTISNPVASAYETVALGTSSVVTTITDNDVLPEAKNDTFTATENGTESVSSEDSVDTIKAKDDGQQASGNILANDTTNNDLAKVTSVTVDGTLHTLPTDGTDTSVIGDYGTLTINNTGAFTFAVNETNSTVDALNGNVNVVQTLDIDIGYTISDGVNDPSSATLTVNIEGRDDAPVINSIIANNQPLHVVSGLLDVDGNDIVDTLSAADLTVQDKGIIFNAENGNLNIDMGTGGSSMSVEYNGGQAGYNNAIGYYTTGENSQAGIIYAEQGNTKGTQSISAGTLNGLEGNVVFFVIPNGKTNGVTTDSTITVNDDGFISVDGKPTTAYYSDNSLNAGGYDHVVAGMAPDGKGLVLGFEDLPSLGDRDYDDVVITINTCNTLGTGEAYFVDLGNISDSNQQYAWTVDGDNSNKATWNNVDSNGNGINIYALNFDGSTGSVLNDGNYQLGVEGSRSTGNQVPNQLHYDEVTDQSQAIVIELEGNLNHAEFQFTRLIDSENEQGHYTTYKNGVLVSEGDLNGSGLGNNPTFTIDTGDNVFDKIVFTAVQYDTGANSNSDTSDYYLQSFKGSGPASANGANTILKDINLSDVDDANLESATVTLTNFKAGDVISADDLPNGITATVADGVVELTGAARVADYEAALESLTFESNSTDREVRNFEFTVNDGDKTSNTMVVKVDIGGCSLNIGDYNSTPTSTDDSISTPEDTYLIIALSDFGTYQDANLDTFSDVKITTLPTNGTLTLNGVDVTSGQEISVSDIEASKLIFTPSHNTDADGSFDFKVSDGTNWSDTHTTTIEVIAVSDAPTLSVVVGEAVLESASSFTAHAYEGNGFNSWESNGNTTSSQAQVSYEDDLGYGVSNKNTNHGSQDTALENNESLLLDFGKSEGITVTLNSANNGTQFFGNWIAYDENRLKVANGEFNTTDASLDLVINPDATFRYVAFDAGNVTGTDNKDSNSGFYVEPVEITTSTAITNDTTYTYSVAINAALTDTDGSESLGFITVDRLPDGATLTSGTGIADNNDGTYTIDLATVTKDADGVVQLSMTSGSPLDPSAINDITASVTSTERDGEDSSTTEATAHLEVNGTDGSDYDDYIHSGTGADTINAGAGEDIVVFDAQDTVDGADGYDTILITGEENINFSGLNDNIHNIEAIELGDGKQNISISLDDVLIMTDTDNILRIDGDAQDHVSLDTTTSDGSGEWTLGEHIVDSETHQAYNQYTGTGDDGSSVVLEISTSIQVDES
- a CDS encoding response regulator transcription factor codes for the protein MKIILFSSNMDTIDEWVKRHGIHHADTCQDTDSLIDKLEDNKNIILIADYDSVASEINNLISSYSLPKNLIVLERVPEIATGKMLIRHGIKAYGNSRMLSQHYKQMLETVTYGNIWTYPELTAALVKTTNKESLNSDALQLVENRLSAKELEVIYLMLNGLTNDAIASAINITTRTVKAHVSSIFSKLHVNDRVSLILLLK
- a CDS encoding HlyD family type I secretion periplasmic adaptor subunit, coding for MSKNNKPIEYTKNDYSFMNSLSAAVLEQTPSKMSRVVKIWLLTVIAFLTWASLAEIDEITRGDGDVIPYGQNKIIQNLEGGIVESILVQEGQIVKAGEVILKINNAKSTSTSRTNEMNYYELEAKKIRLYAQANQLEFVSPVVEDPEFQKQIKLSQNLYNSNKKEFIAKDSSFVNQIEQKKQAYKEASARVYSLEKSLEFVTEEIEMTAPMVKEGVKSKVDFLKLKREANGIENDIEAAKLSLPRLSSAIEEVINKREESKQVFINDAKKELNEVTAEISRLKTQQVAYSDQVERTMVKSPVDGIVQKLFINTVGGVIQPGADLVEIVPTNKKLYLEIKIKPSDIAFLHPGAQARVKVSAYDFAIHGGLIGKVVNISPDTITDSKENTFYIIHVVTEKNYLGTENHPLMIIPGMTASVDIITGQKTVMQYILKPILKSKQYVFSER